A single Prochlorococcus marinus XMU1410 DNA region contains:
- a CDS encoding NAD(P)/FAD-dependent oxidoreductase → MKSIQKPIVIVGAGFAGMTFALNLKNLNPSLPILVVDSETNFIFKPLMYEVLSKEIRSWEATPKFANIFSDAGITFLRNCLTKISFKENILEFSDDLKLSYQFLVICTGSIPNSFFIKGVDENCYFFNDVHDLNKLTFFLKKSQDTALHKKLFIVGGGPSGIELACKIKDIFTDQFEINVIEKSNEILNKNKIFNREQSEKALEKRKINVLLNSTVKEVSETKISIASKLGITSLDKDIVIWTAGVKPNLSYLETDQITKKFGRILVNNNLQIEKYKNCFAIGDISVIEGMEDLPITAQVAMQEGNYLANNLELLIQGKDPLPFEFKDNGEMISLGIGEASISGLGVTLSGKLAFEARRLIYASKLPDITESLKSASSWIFQKKSIFKKFFKKDSSN, encoded by the coding sequence AAAGAATCTTAATCCTTCTTTGCCGATTCTTGTAGTTGATTCTGAAACTAACTTTATTTTTAAACCTCTAATGTACGAAGTTTTAAGTAAAGAAATAAGAAGTTGGGAAGCCACCCCAAAATTTGCAAATATTTTTTCTGATGCTGGTATAACTTTTTTAAGAAATTGTTTAACCAAGATTTCCTTCAAAGAAAATATTCTTGAATTTAGCGATGATTTAAAATTAAGTTATCAGTTCCTTGTTATATGTACAGGATCTATTCCAAATAGTTTTTTTATAAAAGGTGTAGATGAAAATTGTTATTTTTTTAATGATGTTCACGATCTAAATAAATTAACTTTTTTTTTAAAAAAATCACAAGATACTGCGTTGCATAAAAAGTTATTCATAGTTGGAGGTGGTCCCTCTGGTATCGAGTTAGCATGCAAAATTAAAGATATATTTACAGACCAATTTGAAATTAATGTGATAGAAAAATCAAACGAAATCCTCAATAAAAACAAAATTTTTAATAGAGAACAATCAGAGAAGGCATTAGAAAAAAGAAAAATCAACGTTCTTTTGAATTCCACAGTTAAAGAGGTCTCAGAAACTAAGATTAGTATTGCTAGTAAGCTTGGAATAACTTCTTTGGATAAAGACATAGTTATTTGGACTGCAGGTGTAAAACCTAATTTGTCTTACTTAGAAACTGATCAAATAACAAAAAAATTTGGACGAATTTTAGTTAATAATAATTTGCAAATAGAAAAATATAAAAACTGTTTTGCTATTGGTGATATTTCAGTTATTGAAGGAATGGAGGATTTACCCATAACGGCTCAGGTCGCTATGCAGGAAGGAAATTATCTGGCTAATAATTTAGAACTTTTAATTCAAGGAAAGGATCCTTTACCCTTTGAATTTAAAGATAATGGTGAAATGATTAGCTTAGGAATAGGAGAAGCTTCAATTTCTGGACTTGGGGTTACTTTATCTGGGAAATTGGCTTTTGAGGCAAGAAGACTTATATATGCTTCCAAGTTGCCTGATATTACTGAAAGCTTAAAATCTGCATCTTCATGGATATTCCAAAAAAAATCTATTTTTAAAAAGTTTTTTAAAAAAGATAGTTCCAATTAA
- a CDS encoding SLC13 family permease, with translation MNLISVVINNFDAFITVVVLIMSIILFIKNTIAPELTGLLCVGIFIATGVLSPEKALAGFGSPSLITLMGLFAVSSALFKSGALDRVRELISSEGIRTPRKLISLIAFLIAPISGIVPNTPVVASLLPIIEGWCERRNISPSKVLLPLSFATLLGGTLTLLGSSVNLLVSDISQQLGYGALELFSLTSIGIPVWLIGTTYMILVSDVLLPDRGRDKEFIKNGDLNIYFTEVTIPSTSELVGQSVRNSRLQRRFDVDVLELQRNGKVILPPLADRKIEPDDRLIIRVTRADLFRLQQEHTILLGENKTSFDGANVFSDDEGTKTFEALLPAGSTLAGASLRELRFRQRHNATVLALRRGQQTVQERLGQAVLRAGDVLLLQAPLDSIRGLQASNDLLILDQFEDDLPFLIKKPISIGIAIGMVVLPSVSNIPLVGSVLLAVIAMVACGCLRPAEIQKSIRLDVILLLGSLSCFSVAMQVTGLADLIAVNLNFALNGMPLYFALVLIFVSTVILTQFISNAASVALILPVAIELSNVLGISPSALIMLVLFGASQSFLTPMGYQTNLMVYGPGRYRFFDIAKYGAGLTLIMSFTVPALIILNYG, from the coding sequence ATGAATTTAATTTCAGTAGTTATTAATAATTTTGATGCGTTTATAACGGTGGTGGTTTTAATAATGTCAATAATTTTATTTATTAAAAATACTATTGCGCCAGAATTGACTGGTTTATTATGTGTTGGGATATTCATAGCTACAGGGGTCCTTTCTCCTGAAAAAGCTTTAGCTGGATTTGGTAGCCCATCCTTAATTACTCTGATGGGGTTATTTGCAGTTTCTTCTGCATTATTTAAAAGTGGTGCTTTAGACCGAGTAAGAGAATTGATTTCTTCTGAAGGTATTAGAACTCCAAGGAAATTAATTTCTTTAATAGCTTTTTTGATTGCTCCAATATCTGGAATTGTACCTAATACTCCAGTAGTTGCATCTTTGCTACCCATAATTGAAGGTTGGTGCGAGCGGAGAAATATATCACCATCAAAAGTTTTATTACCCCTTTCTTTTGCTACTTTACTAGGAGGAACCCTAACATTATTAGGTAGCTCAGTAAATCTTCTTGTAAGTGATATTAGTCAGCAATTAGGTTATGGAGCTTTGGAATTATTTAGTTTGACGTCAATAGGGATTCCTGTATGGCTTATAGGTACAACCTATATGATTCTAGTTTCTGACGTACTTTTGCCAGATAGAGGAAGAGATAAGGAATTTATAAAAAATGGTGATTTGAATATATACTTTACCGAAGTTACTATTCCCTCTACTTCAGAATTAGTTGGACAATCTGTCAGAAATAGTAGATTGCAAAGACGATTTGACGTTGATGTTCTGGAATTGCAACGAAATGGAAAAGTTATTCTTCCCCCTTTGGCTGATAGAAAGATTGAACCGGATGATAGATTAATAATCCGCGTTACAAGGGCAGATTTATTTAGGCTTCAGCAGGAACATACCATTCTGTTAGGCGAAAATAAAACATCTTTCGATGGAGCTAATGTTTTCTCAGATGATGAAGGTACTAAGACCTTTGAAGCCCTTTTACCAGCTGGCTCAACACTTGCTGGTGCAAGTTTGAGAGAATTAAGATTTAGGCAGCGTCATAATGCAACAGTTTTGGCACTAAGAAGAGGTCAACAAACTGTTCAGGAGAGATTAGGCCAAGCTGTTTTAAGGGCTGGAGATGTTTTATTATTGCAAGCACCGTTAGATTCAATAAGAGGTTTGCAAGCTAGTAATGATTTACTTATTTTAGATCAATTCGAAGATGATTTACCTTTTTTGATAAAAAAACCTATATCTATTGGAATTGCAATAGGAATGGTGGTTTTGCCTTCAGTTTCAAATATTCCATTAGTAGGTTCAGTCCTTTTAGCAGTCATTGCTATGGTTGCTTGTGGATGTTTAAGACCTGCAGAGATACAAAAATCAATTAGGTTAGACGTCATTTTATTGTTGGGATCTCTATCATGCTTTAGTGTGGCTATGCAAGTAACAGGATTAGCAGATTTAATTGCTGTCAATCTAAACTTTGCCCTTAATGGAATGCCTCTGTATTTTGCACTAGTCTTAATTTTTGTATCGACAGTCATTCTTACACAATTTATAAGTAATGCTGCTTCGGTTGCTTTGATTTTGCCTGTGGCTATTGAATTATCAAACGTTTTAGGGATTTCACCAAGTGCTTTAATAATGCTTGTTTTATTTGGTGCAAGTCAATCTTTCTTGACTCCAATGGGTTATCAAACAAATTTAATGGTTTATGGTCCTGGAAGATATAGGTTTTTTGATATCGCAAAATACGGAGCTGGATTAACACTTATAATGTCTTTTACTGTACCAGCATTGATAATTTTAAATTACGGGTAA